The Chthoniobacterales bacterium genome segment CATTGGGGGAGCTCTTCGCGCGCTTTCCCAATGACAAATGACCATTGACCAATGACTCCTCACTCCAGCCCCAGCCGCGCCACGCCCGCTTCGTCGAGCCCCAGGTAATGCCCGATCTCGTGCAGCAGGGTCACCCGCACCTCCCGGCGGAAGCAGCGCTCGCGGCCGCCCGCAAAGGTCCACAGGTTGTCCACCCAGATGCGGATGCGCGGCGGATCCGGCAGGTCCAGGTAGGAGTGGCTCGCGCCCTCGAAAATCCCCAGCCAGTCCGCCCCCACGCCATGCGCCAGGTCATCGGCCCCCGGCCGATCCTCGACAAACACCGACACCCGCTCG includes the following:
- a CDS encoding metallopeptidase family protein — protein: ERVSVFVEDRPGADDLAHGVGADWLGIFEGASHSYLDLPDPPRIRIWVDNLWTFAGGRERCFRREVRVTLLHEIGHYLGLDEAGVARLGLE